Proteins from one Pseudarthrobacter sp. BIM B-2242 genomic window:
- a CDS encoding FAD:protein FMN transferase: protein MPKPAWEDFRFDGIGTRWEISTPLPLSGTIRARLLSLVEKYDGEWSRFRPDSTVSAMAREPGRYELPAEAAVLGQLYRSLYGITAGAMTPLIGSSLERLGYDAAYSLQSAGSPVAPPRWDEALDWDGAVLTTSAPVVLDIGAAGKGQLVDLLAAELRSCGEDSFIVDASGDMLYCGSDPVSVALEHPYDPAKAIGTVQVSAGALCASAANRRVWGDGLHHVLDGTTGRPVTTAVATWTMAESTMVADALATALFFVPGAVLEQTFDFSWLTVFSDGSAAYSGGFEGTLFT, encoded by the coding sequence GTGCCGAAGCCTGCCTGGGAGGACTTCCGCTTCGACGGGATCGGTACCCGTTGGGAAATCTCCACGCCCTTGCCGCTTTCGGGCACCATCCGCGCGCGGCTGCTGTCCCTGGTGGAAAAGTACGACGGCGAGTGGTCCCGTTTCAGGCCCGATTCCACCGTCAGTGCCATGGCCCGTGAGCCCGGGCGGTACGAGCTGCCGGCGGAGGCTGCGGTGCTGGGGCAGCTGTACCGTTCGCTGTACGGCATAACGGCGGGAGCCATGACTCCGCTCATTGGCAGCAGCCTGGAACGGTTGGGATACGACGCGGCATACTCCCTCCAATCTGCAGGTTCGCCCGTGGCGCCGCCGCGGTGGGATGAAGCCCTTGACTGGGATGGTGCGGTGCTCACCACCAGCGCGCCCGTCGTCCTGGATATCGGCGCCGCCGGAAAGGGCCAGCTGGTGGACCTCCTGGCGGCTGAGCTCCGCTCCTGTGGCGAAGACAGTTTCATTGTTGACGCCAGCGGAGACATGCTTTACTGCGGTTCTGATCCGGTATCCGTTGCGTTGGAACATCCATATGATCCCGCCAAGGCAATCGGTACAGTTCAGGTCTCCGCGGGCGCCTTGTGCGCTTCCGCCGCAAACCGCCGGGTGTGGGGCGACGGCCTGCATCATGTGCTGGACGGCACCACAGGCCGGCCCGTCACCACGGCTGTCGCCACCTGGACCATGGCGGAGAGCACCATGGTTGCTGATGCGCTGGCGACGGCATTGTTCTTCGTCCCCGGCGCGGTGCTGGAACAGACCTTCGATTTCTCCTGGCTGACCGTGTTTTCAGATGGCAGTGCCGCGTATTCGGGCGGATTTGAAGGGACACTGTTCACATGA
- a CDS encoding ferredoxin--NADP reductase, which produces MSPVVTPTAFSPAGRLDTMLGKYTMYRLILLVLAALAVYSLLLNALGWLTFGLPQMLLHLALCLGLTYASNRGLAALFHVRPHSESSLITGLLLYFLFWPSFVPMDVAGVALACVLASASKYALAWRGRHVFNPAAAGAFVTGLTGLNVATWWAATPAMLWLLVPGVLLVVYRTRKFLMATVFLVVATSIVTAELLQAGMSLGSSLWQALAQRPLLFFVGFMLTEPLTLPPRRWQQLALAAVVGVVFAVPYNFGFIANSPELALLVGNLLAFVAGQRGGVKLTFAGSRALTPSTTEFAFEPSRPVRFVPGQYMELDLPQAESDGKGRRRVFSLTSAPGSGTVKFGVRTSEPLSAAKKALLGLKPGDHVTATSVGGDFVLPRDPRTPVLLIAAGIGITPYLAHLASGAGRERDVVLLILARNSHEIAYASELEASGARIIARIADGSAPPPFIADARAGVSSGIGVSSGAGATTGSDATAGNGSRSDGAMSDGAMSDAAISDSAIAVTPAADGLNPGARLDGAMLKALVPDIANRSVYVSGSPASVASLRRAAKQAGAHRVHVDSFSGY; this is translated from the coding sequence ATGAGCCCCGTTGTTACCCCCACCGCTTTTTCACCGGCCGGCCGGCTGGATACCATGCTGGGCAAGTACACGATGTACCGGCTGATCCTGCTGGTCCTGGCTGCCCTTGCCGTGTACAGCCTCTTACTGAACGCTCTCGGCTGGCTGACGTTCGGCCTACCCCAGATGCTGCTGCATTTGGCCCTCTGCCTTGGGCTGACGTACGCCTCCAACCGGGGCCTGGCTGCACTGTTCCATGTGCGGCCACATTCAGAATCGTCACTGATCACGGGCCTGCTGCTGTACTTCCTGTTCTGGCCTTCATTTGTGCCCATGGACGTGGCCGGCGTCGCGCTGGCCTGTGTGCTGGCATCCGCCTCCAAATACGCCCTTGCCTGGCGTGGCCGGCACGTTTTCAACCCTGCTGCGGCCGGTGCCTTCGTGACCGGTCTGACCGGGCTGAATGTCGCCACGTGGTGGGCCGCGACCCCTGCGATGTTGTGGCTGCTGGTTCCTGGCGTCCTGCTGGTGGTTTATCGCACCAGGAAGTTCCTCATGGCCACCGTCTTCCTCGTGGTGGCTACCTCGATTGTGACCGCGGAACTGCTGCAGGCCGGGATGTCTCTCGGCAGCTCGCTCTGGCAGGCCCTGGCGCAGCGGCCCCTGCTCTTTTTTGTCGGCTTTATGCTGACCGAGCCTCTGACTCTTCCGCCACGACGCTGGCAGCAGCTCGCGCTTGCGGCCGTTGTTGGTGTGGTCTTCGCGGTGCCGTACAACTTTGGCTTCATCGCCAACTCCCCCGAACTGGCCCTTCTTGTGGGCAACCTCCTGGCTTTCGTCGCAGGCCAGCGGGGCGGCGTGAAGCTGACGTTCGCCGGCTCCCGTGCTCTGACGCCCAGCACCACGGAATTCGCCTTCGAACCGTCCCGCCCCGTCCGTTTTGTGCCGGGACAGTACATGGAGCTGGACCTGCCGCAGGCTGAATCGGACGGAAAAGGCCGACGCCGGGTTTTCAGCCTGACCAGCGCCCCCGGTTCCGGCACGGTGAAGTTTGGCGTTCGGACGTCCGAGCCACTGTCCGCCGCCAAGAAAGCCCTCCTGGGCCTGAAGCCTGGCGACCACGTGACAGCCACCTCCGTGGGGGGCGACTTCGTGCTTCCCCGGGATCCCCGGACTCCCGTGCTGCTCATCGCCGCCGGCATCGGCATCACCCCGTACCTTGCTCATCTGGCTTCCGGGGCGGGCCGGGAACGGGATGTGGTGCTGCTGATCCTGGCACGGAACTCCCACGAGATTGCTTACGCGAGCGAACTGGAGGCGTCCGGGGCGCGGATCATTGCGCGCATCGCTGACGGGTCGGCCCCTCCGCCGTTCATTGCCGACGCCCGCGCTGGGGTCTCGAGTGGCATCGGTGTCTCAAGTGGCGCCGGCGCGACTACGGGCAGCGACGCAACGGCTGGCAACGGTTCAAGAAGTGACGGTGCGATGAGTGATGGCGCAATGAGTGACGCCGCGATAAGTGACAGCGCGATTGCTGTCACCCCGGCTGCGGACGGCCTCAACCCAGGCGCCAGGCTCGACGGGGCCATGCTGAAAGCCTTGGTTCCCGACATTGCCAACCGCAGCGTCTACGTCTCCGGGTCGCCCGCCAGCGTCGCTTCGCTGCGTCGTGCGGCCAAACAGGCCGGGGCGCACCGCGTGCACGTGGACTCGTTTTCCGGCTACTGA
- a CDS encoding HNH endonuclease signature motif containing protein, protein MDNAAGAEVLEAIAASALRLAGLIRGTDPADSPPVSTARGPADGPVPGPFAAGPSAADSDPLRWQAEACLTVLSGAAGLEAMVAAVKVHAAGGYDEAAQVIAGPIMSPQEQTAQEMGIVAEVACALTVSERTAGGLLGEAHRLRSALPLTLAALQAGTLSWQHARIMVDETTNLEPAAAHALEAHFLDPEAPNPARGAAGGMVPGRFRAKARTWRERHHPVSIETRHTRSALDRRVEFCPDRDGMAWLSAYLPADQASGIWNRATTAARALQGPAEGRTLTQLRADNVAAWLLGGTLHSTQDATQGGTLDGTLDSTQNGAAGRIPSPTAQVLVTVPVFALMGLTDEPAILDGYGPIPPSMARQLVADGAESFRRVLTDPRDGASLEIGRESYRIPKALRQWLRLRDGKCQFPGCSNPSLDNEADHLNAWANGGSTGITNLTQLCPKHHKLKHTTPWQPTEATKNEPPGWISPTGRHYQSEQPDQEPPHWPGAAIDAVQRFHDVQGFPGDPWALSNDRSPRAPVT, encoded by the coding sequence ATGGATAACGCCGCAGGTGCAGAGGTTCTGGAGGCCATCGCGGCTTCTGCCTTGCGGCTGGCCGGTTTGATCCGGGGGACGGATCCGGCCGACAGCCCGCCAGTAAGCACGGCGCGCGGGCCGGCGGACGGCCCGGTGCCTGGCCCTTTCGCAGCCGGCCCTTCGGCGGCTGACTCTGACCCGTTGCGTTGGCAGGCTGAGGCGTGTCTGACGGTCCTGTCCGGCGCGGCGGGGTTGGAGGCGATGGTTGCTGCGGTGAAGGTCCATGCGGCCGGCGGGTATGACGAGGCCGCCCAAGTGATCGCGGGGCCCATCATGTCCCCGCAGGAGCAGACCGCGCAGGAGATGGGTATCGTGGCTGAGGTTGCGTGTGCCCTGACGGTCAGTGAACGTACGGCCGGCGGGCTGCTGGGTGAGGCCCACCGTTTACGTAGTGCTCTGCCGCTGACGTTGGCGGCCCTTCAGGCCGGGACGTTGTCGTGGCAGCATGCCCGGATTATGGTCGACGAAACAACCAATCTGGAGCCCGCCGCCGCCCACGCGCTGGAGGCGCATTTCCTGGACCCGGAGGCGCCGAACCCGGCCCGCGGTGCGGCCGGTGGGATGGTCCCGGGCCGGTTCCGGGCGAAAGCCCGGACGTGGCGGGAGCGGCATCACCCGGTCAGTATCGAAACACGCCACACCCGGAGCGCCTTGGACCGGCGGGTCGAATTCTGTCCGGACCGGGACGGGATGGCCTGGCTCTCGGCCTACCTGCCCGCCGATCAGGCTTCCGGGATCTGGAACCGGGCCACCACAGCAGCCCGCGCCCTGCAGGGCCCCGCCGAGGGCAGGACCCTCACCCAGCTCCGTGCGGATAACGTCGCGGCGTGGCTGCTCGGCGGCACCCTGCACAGCACCCAGGACGCCACTCAGGGCGGCACCCTGGACGGCACTCTGGACAGCACTCAGAACGGGGCTGCCGGGAGGATCCCGTCACCGACGGCCCAGGTCCTCGTGACGGTTCCGGTGTTCGCTTTGATGGGTCTGACCGATGAACCCGCCATCCTCGACGGGTACGGACCGATCCCGCCCTCCATGGCCCGGCAGCTTGTCGCCGACGGTGCCGAGTCGTTCCGCCGGGTCCTGACTGATCCCCGGGACGGGGCATCGTTGGAGATCGGCCGGGAAAGCTACCGGATCCCCAAAGCGCTGCGTCAATGGCTCCGGCTCCGGGACGGAAAATGCCAGTTCCCCGGCTGCTCCAACCCATCCCTGGACAACGAAGCGGACCACCTGAACGCCTGGGCCAACGGCGGGAGTACCGGGATCACAAACCTGACCCAACTCTGCCCAAAACATCACAAGCTCAAACACACCACACCCTGGCAACCCACCGAAGCCACCAAAAACGAGCCGCCCGGCTGGATCTCACCCACCGGCCGCCACTACCAAAGCGAACAACCCGACCAGGAACCACCCCACTGGCCCGGTGCGGCTATTGATGCTGTTCAACGATTCCATGACGTTCAAGGATTCCCGGGGGATCCGTGGGCGCTCTCGAACGACCGATCACCACGAGCCCCAGTCACCTAG
- a CDS encoding M4 family metallopeptidase — MLRRLARQDAPQYSAAAKAAKEALSHVRSVQSARTTPAPAAPPGLRDVQPGLPHRSIYDADGSENLPGKIVRKEGEPASGDASADEAYDGLGHTHRLFADVFGRNSIDGGGFPLDATVHFGKLYDNAFWDGKQMVFGDGDGEIFGRFTRSLSVIGHELTHGVTQYSAGLAYRNQAGAINESMSDVFGALVEQYLKKQSVTEASWLIGEGLFTAQVEGSALRSIKAPGTAYDDDVLGKDPQPDSMDSYVRTSADNGGVHINSGIPNRAFYLAAEALGGNAWEAPGQIWYDTLTGGSLPVTATFSVFARATAASAVELFGSGSAEHDAVRKAWETVKVKL, encoded by the coding sequence CTGCTGCGGAGGTTGGCCCGCCAGGACGCGCCGCAGTACTCTGCCGCCGCCAAGGCAGCCAAAGAAGCCCTGAGCCACGTGCGCTCGGTCCAATCGGCCCGCACAACACCGGCGCCCGCAGCTCCGCCCGGATTGCGGGACGTCCAGCCGGGCCTGCCCCACCGGAGCATCTACGACGCCGACGGCTCCGAGAACCTCCCGGGGAAAATAGTGCGCAAGGAGGGCGAACCTGCGTCCGGGGATGCGTCCGCCGATGAGGCCTACGACGGCCTGGGGCACACCCATCGCCTGTTTGCAGACGTTTTTGGCCGCAACTCCATCGACGGCGGGGGGTTCCCCCTCGATGCGACCGTGCACTTCGGCAAGCTCTACGACAACGCCTTCTGGGACGGCAAGCAGATGGTCTTCGGCGACGGCGACGGCGAAATCTTCGGACGATTTACCCGCTCGCTGAGCGTCATAGGCCACGAACTCACACACGGAGTCACGCAGTACTCCGCCGGCCTGGCGTACCGGAACCAGGCCGGCGCCATCAACGAATCCATGTCAGACGTCTTCGGCGCGCTCGTTGAGCAGTATCTAAAGAAGCAGTCCGTTACCGAAGCGAGCTGGCTGATCGGCGAGGGTCTGTTCACTGCGCAGGTGGAAGGTTCAGCCCTACGGTCCATCAAGGCGCCGGGCACGGCGTACGACGACGACGTGCTGGGTAAGGATCCACAGCCCGATTCGATGGACTCGTACGTGCGGACCAGCGCAGACAACGGCGGCGTCCACATCAACTCCGGCATCCCCAACCGCGCTTTTTACCTGGCCGCGGAGGCCCTGGGCGGCAACGCCTGGGAAGCGCCGGGCCAGATCTGGTACGACACCCTCACGGGCGGCTCATTGCCCGTCACGGCAACTTTTAGTGTCTTTGCGCGGGCGACGGCGGCATCCGCCGTCGAACTGTTTGGTTCCGGTTCCGCGGAACATGACGCCGTCCGTAAGGCGTGGGAAACTGTGAAGGTCAAGCTTTAA
- a CDS encoding protealysin inhibitor emfourin encodes MKISVERTGGIAALTRVWTVTAETERAKSEWQPIVEACPWDAVPKTVRAAAAEAEGSQPDRFIYSIRAGQRRAALPEQRVTGPWRVLVDSTRAAAEDSG; translated from the coding sequence ATGAAAATAAGTGTGGAGCGCACCGGTGGCATCGCTGCGCTGACACGGGTGTGGACCGTGACAGCCGAGACCGAGCGCGCCAAGAGCGAATGGCAGCCCATCGTGGAGGCATGCCCGTGGGATGCGGTGCCCAAGACGGTCCGGGCGGCAGCCGCTGAAGCCGAAGGAAGCCAGCCGGACCGTTTTATCTACTCCATCCGGGCAGGGCAAAGGCGCGCCGCGCTCCCTGAGCAGAGGGTCACCGGACCGTGGCGCGTGCTGGTGGACAGTACGCGCGCAGCTGCTGAAGACTCCGGCTAA
- a CDS encoding GlxA family transcriptional regulator gives MLKSVAVIVVPNFAVFEFGTACEVFGIDRSGRGSGVPSFDFRVCTPEPGTVRMKSGLSMNVSLGLEAAADADLVIMTPYGRDEDVPDSVLEALRAADARGAWVMSICSGAFALARAGLLNGRRCTTHWHYSHELAGRYPEVQVDENVLYVQDRNLITSAGTAAGIDACLHLVRVELGAHVAAAIARDMVVPPHRDGGQAQFIDRPMPACGSAPMEELLRWMVDHLDQEHTVGDLANRVHMSARTFARRFRSETGATPAAWLNSQRVLRAQDLLESTDLNIEEVARESGFGHPVLLRHHFAKVLDTSPQSYRRAFRGQLEAVV, from the coding sequence ATGTTGAAATCAGTGGCAGTGATCGTTGTCCCCAACTTTGCGGTCTTTGAGTTCGGCACGGCATGTGAGGTCTTTGGCATCGACAGGTCCGGGCGCGGCAGTGGTGTTCCGTCCTTCGACTTCCGGGTCTGCACACCCGAGCCCGGGACTGTCCGGATGAAGTCAGGCCTGTCCATGAACGTGAGCCTGGGCCTGGAGGCCGCCGCCGATGCGGACCTGGTGATCATGACCCCGTACGGACGGGACGAGGACGTACCGGATTCCGTTCTGGAAGCGCTGCGCGCCGCCGATGCCCGCGGAGCGTGGGTAATGTCCATCTGCTCCGGTGCCTTTGCGTTGGCCCGTGCGGGTCTTTTGAACGGCCGGCGCTGCACCACGCACTGGCACTATTCGCATGAACTCGCCGGCCGGTACCCCGAGGTGCAGGTGGATGAGAATGTGCTCTACGTGCAGGACCGCAACCTGATCACCAGTGCCGGTACTGCGGCGGGCATTGATGCCTGCCTGCACCTCGTACGGGTTGAGCTGGGTGCCCACGTTGCCGCTGCGATTGCCCGCGACATGGTGGTGCCGCCGCACCGCGACGGCGGTCAGGCGCAGTTCATCGACCGGCCCATGCCGGCCTGCGGCTCGGCGCCAATGGAAGAGCTGCTCCGCTGGATGGTGGATCACCTCGACCAGGAGCACACGGTGGGCGACCTCGCCAACCGGGTCCATATGTCCGCCAGGACCTTTGCGCGCCGGTTCCGGTCCGAGACCGGAGCAACGCCTGCGGCCTGGCTGAACTCCCAGCGGGTCCTACGGGCGCAGGACCTCCTGGAATCCACGGACCTGAACATCGAAGAAGTGGCCCGGGAATCCGGCTTCGGGCATCCGGTTCTGTTGCGGCACCACTTTGCCAAGGTGCTGGACACCAGTCCCCAGTCTTACCGCCGGGCTTTCCGTGGCCAGTTGGAGGCTGTTGTTTAG
- the hrpA gene encoding ATP-dependent RNA helicase HrpA, translating into MTFHISYPAELPVSERREDLMAAIAANQVTIIAGETGSGKTTQIPKMCLELGLGDNGLIGHTQPRRLAARTVAERIAEELGVEIGQEVGFQVRFTGEVSRATKVKLMTDGILLAEIQRDKLLRKYNAIIIDEAHERSLNIDFILGYLKRILPQRPDLKIIITSATIDPERFAKHFGSDEAPSPIIEVSGRTFPVEIRYRPLSQPAGGAAAENDDEDNSSDDELEEDRDPLDAVCDAVDELATEAPGDILIFFSGEREIRDAAEALNARIQSNRRLAGTEVLPLFARLSLQEQHKVFHPGKNRRIVLATNVAETSLTVPGIKYVIDTGTARISRYSHRTKVQRLPIERVSQASANQRSGRCGRVSDGIAIRLYSEEDFESRPLFTDPEILRTNLAAVILQMTAMGVARGPKDVENFPFVEPPDSRAINDGVTLLRELGALSAVKAGDAKSGGLTAVGQQLAQLPVDPRLGRMIVEAGRRGCVREVMILAAALTIQDPRERPTDKQQLAAEKHARFRDENSDFTGFLNLWNYIQEKQQELSSTQFRRLCRTEFINYLRVREWQDLFAQLRQLARPLGISLDNKRLADPVGNHDGIHISLLSGLLSHIGILDDRKREYAGARGSRFAIFPGSALFKKSPTFVMAAELVETSRLWARVAAKFDPVWAEQVAPDLVKRSYSEPHWSTKMGAVMAYEKVTLYGVPIIPQRRVNYSRVDPVLARELFIRHALVEGDWKTHHKFFHRNRALLLEVEELEARMRRRDLLVDDETLFEFYDARIGPDVVSERHFDKWWKEARQKNPDLLDYDKSLLLNDEADDLDEAAYPKTLLHKGFELPLTYEFHPVAPGSPPNPSDGVTAEVPVLFLNQLDDKAFRWLIPGQRVELVTALIKSLPKQIRKNFVPAPDVARQAVAALETDFDPATDELEASLELVLRRIRGHIVPPGSWNWDAVPSHLRVSFKVVDSRGKVLDEGKDLAALQERLAPATRRAIAESLGATPATTGPQSRGKSAPRGKDGRTVTAAPPGGNLAGVDAASGNGAGFREQSALKEWSFGTVQRQVSSIVNGHTVTGYPALVDEGTSVALRVFQTSSEQLAAMRGGVIRLLALRVPSPDRYVLEHLNNTEKLTFSQNPHGSVSALIADCALAAVDKLTPADLPWDRESFDALYEQVRAELIDTVFTVTAVVERILASTRRIDKQLKGTTSLALISALNDVKSQLEQLVFPGFVARTGFAQLSQLPRYLTAIEKRLEKLPGNVQRDALNMAAVQRLEDDYDDAVSALLPGRRAGTELTQVRWMIEELRVSLFAVELGTAYSVSEKRIRAVLNKALAPA; encoded by the coding sequence ATGACATTTCATATCTCCTACCCTGCTGAGCTGCCCGTTTCCGAGCGCCGCGAGGACCTGATGGCTGCCATTGCAGCTAACCAGGTGACGATCATCGCCGGCGAGACGGGCTCCGGCAAGACCACCCAGATCCCCAAAATGTGCCTCGAGCTGGGCCTGGGCGACAACGGCCTGATCGGCCACACGCAGCCGCGCCGGCTTGCAGCGCGCACCGTGGCGGAACGCATCGCTGAGGAACTCGGCGTGGAGATCGGCCAGGAAGTCGGCTTCCAGGTTCGGTTCACGGGCGAAGTCAGCCGCGCCACGAAGGTCAAACTAATGACCGACGGCATCCTCCTGGCTGAGATCCAGCGCGACAAGCTGCTGCGCAAATACAACGCCATCATCATCGACGAAGCACACGAGCGCAGCCTCAACATCGACTTCATCCTCGGCTACCTCAAGCGCATCCTGCCGCAACGGCCGGACCTGAAGATCATCATCACCTCAGCCACCATCGATCCGGAGCGGTTCGCGAAGCACTTCGGCTCCGACGAGGCGCCCTCCCCCATCATCGAGGTCTCCGGACGCACGTTCCCGGTGGAGATCCGGTACCGGCCGCTATCACAGCCCGCCGGTGGTGCCGCCGCCGAAAATGACGATGAAGACAACTCGTCCGACGACGAACTCGAGGAGGACCGCGATCCCCTCGACGCCGTGTGCGACGCCGTGGACGAGCTCGCCACCGAGGCTCCCGGCGACATCCTCATCTTTTTCTCCGGCGAGCGCGAAATCCGTGACGCAGCAGAGGCACTTAACGCGAGGATCCAATCCAACCGGCGGCTGGCAGGCACCGAGGTCCTGCCGCTGTTCGCCCGCCTGAGCCTGCAGGAACAGCACAAGGTGTTCCACCCCGGCAAAAACCGACGGATTGTGCTGGCCACCAACGTGGCCGAGACGTCCCTGACTGTCCCGGGCATCAAGTACGTCATCGATACCGGCACGGCACGCATCTCCCGCTACTCGCACCGCACCAAGGTCCAGCGGCTGCCCATTGAGCGGGTGTCCCAGGCTTCCGCCAACCAGCGGTCCGGCCGCTGCGGCCGAGTGTCTGACGGCATCGCTATCCGGCTGTATTCGGAGGAGGACTTCGAATCCCGGCCGCTGTTCACGGATCCCGAGATCCTGCGCACCAACCTCGCAGCCGTCATCCTGCAGATGACCGCCATGGGCGTGGCCCGCGGACCGAAGGACGTCGAGAACTTCCCCTTTGTGGAGCCGCCGGATTCGAGGGCAATCAACGACGGCGTCACCCTGCTGCGCGAACTCGGCGCCTTGAGCGCTGTCAAGGCGGGCGACGCCAAGAGCGGCGGTCTGACCGCCGTCGGGCAGCAGCTTGCCCAGCTCCCGGTGGATCCCCGTCTGGGGCGGATGATTGTGGAGGCCGGCAGGCGCGGCTGTGTCCGCGAGGTGATGATCCTGGCCGCGGCGCTGACCATCCAGGACCCGCGCGAGCGTCCCACGGACAAGCAGCAGCTCGCCGCGGAGAAGCACGCCCGTTTCCGGGACGAGAACTCGGACTTCACCGGTTTCCTGAACCTGTGGAATTACATCCAGGAGAAGCAGCAGGAGCTCTCTTCCACCCAGTTCCGCCGGCTCTGCCGCACCGAGTTCATCAACTACCTGCGGGTCAGGGAATGGCAGGACCTGTTCGCGCAGCTCCGGCAACTGGCCCGGCCGCTGGGCATCAGCCTGGACAACAAACGGCTGGCCGATCCCGTCGGCAACCATGACGGGATCCACATCAGCCTGCTCTCCGGGCTGCTGAGCCACATCGGGATCCTCGATGACCGCAAGCGCGAGTACGCCGGCGCGCGCGGAAGCCGCTTCGCCATCTTCCCTGGCTCGGCCCTGTTCAAGAAGTCCCCCACGTTCGTGATGGCGGCCGAGCTGGTGGAAACCAGCCGCCTGTGGGCGCGGGTCGCCGCAAAGTTCGATCCTGTGTGGGCCGAACAGGTGGCGCCGGACCTCGTCAAACGCAGCTACAGCGAGCCGCACTGGTCCACCAAAATGGGCGCCGTCATGGCCTACGAAAAGGTCACCCTCTACGGCGTGCCCATCATCCCCCAGCGCCGGGTCAACTACAGCCGGGTGGATCCAGTCCTGGCCCGGGAGCTGTTCATCCGGCATGCCTTGGTGGAAGGCGACTGGAAAACGCACCACAAGTTCTTCCACCGTAACCGCGCGCTCCTGCTCGAGGTCGAGGAGCTTGAGGCCAGGATGCGCCGGCGCGACCTCCTGGTGGACGACGAAACGCTGTTCGAGTTTTATGACGCACGGATCGGCCCCGATGTGGTGTCCGAGCGGCATTTCGATAAGTGGTGGAAGGAAGCCCGGCAGAAGAATCCGGATCTCCTGGACTATGACAAATCGCTGCTGCTCAATGACGAGGCTGATGACCTCGACGAAGCCGCCTACCCGAAGACGCTGCTGCACAAGGGCTTCGAGCTGCCTCTCACCTATGAATTCCACCCGGTGGCCCCGGGCTCGCCGCCCAACCCGTCCGACGGCGTCACGGCCGAGGTGCCGGTACTGTTCCTCAACCAGTTGGACGACAAGGCCTTCCGCTGGCTGATCCCGGGCCAGCGCGTGGAACTGGTGACTGCCCTGATCAAATCCCTGCCCAAGCAGATCCGCAAGAACTTTGTTCCGGCCCCCGACGTGGCACGGCAGGCCGTGGCTGCCCTCGAGACCGACTTCGATCCCGCCACCGACGAACTGGAAGCGTCGCTGGAACTGGTTTTGCGCAGGATCCGAGGGCACATCGTCCCGCCCGGATCCTGGAACTGGGACGCCGTTCCCTCCCACCTGCGGGTGAGCTTCAAGGTGGTGGACAGCAGGGGCAAAGTCCTGGACGAGGGCAAGGACCTTGCTGCCCTGCAGGAACGCCTGGCCCCGGCCACACGCCGGGCCATTGCCGAGTCGCTGGGCGCGACGCCTGCCACTACCGGACCGCAATCGCGGGGAAAGTCTGCGCCCCGCGGGAAAGACGGCAGGACCGTCACGGCAGCCCCGCCCGGTGGCAACCTCGCAGGTGTCGACGCGGCATCCGGAAACGGTGCCGGCTTCAGGGAACAGAGCGCCCTGAAGGAATGGTCTTTCGGCACCGTCCAGCGGCAGGTCAGCAGCATCGTCAACGGCCACACTGTCACGGGCTACCCGGCGCTTGTGGACGAGGGAACGTCTGTTGCCCTTCGCGTCTTCCAGACATCTTCGGAACAGCTGGCAGCCATGCGCGGCGGTGTCATCCGGCTCCTGGCACTGCGGGTTCCGTCCCCGGACCGCTACGTCCTGGAGCACCTCAACAACACCGAAAAACTCACGTTCAGCCAGAACCCCCACGGTTCTGTATCCGCACTGATTGCCGATTGCGCGCTGGCCGCCGTGGACAAGCTGACGCCGGCAGACCTGCCGTGGGACCGGGAATCGTTCGACGCCCTTTATGAGCAGGTGCGGGCAGAACTGATCGATACGGTGTTCACTGTCACTGCGGTAGTGGAGCGCATCCTGGCCAGCACCCGGCGGATCGACAAGCAGCTGAAGGGAACCACCAGCCTGGCGCTGATCAGCGCGCTCAACGATGTCAAGAGCCAGCTCGAACAGTTGGTGTTCCCCGGGTTTGTGGCCCGCACCGGCTTTGCCCAGCTGAGCCAGCTCCCCCGGTACCTCACGGCCATCGAAAAGCGGCTCGAAAAGCTGCCCGGCAATGTCCAGCGCGATGCCCTGAACATGGCCGCCGTCCAGCGCCTGGAGGACGACTACGACGACGCCGTGTCGGCCCTGCTGCCTGGACGGCGGGCGGGAACCGAGCTGACCCAGGTGCGCTGGATGATCGAAGAGCTCCGTGTGAGCCTCTTCGCCGTCGAACTCGGAACCGCCTACTCCGTCTCGGAAAAGCGGATCAGGGCCGTCCTGAACAAGGCCCTCGCACCGGCCTAG
- a CDS encoding HIT family protein, which translates to MSTLFTKIIKGEIPGRFVWREDDVVAFLTTGPLADGHTLVVPTEEVDRWTDASPETLAKVMEVARRIGAVQLDLFPAERAGLIVAGYEINHLHVHVWPSRSMADFDFASADHNPDPAVLDANAEKLRAGLRAAGYGDFVPES; encoded by the coding sequence ATGAGTACCCTGTTCACCAAGATCATCAAAGGCGAGATCCCGGGCCGCTTTGTCTGGCGCGAGGACGACGTCGTGGCTTTCCTGACCACGGGTCCGCTGGCCGATGGTCACACGCTGGTTGTCCCCACCGAAGAGGTGGACCGGTGGACCGACGCCTCGCCGGAAACCCTCGCCAAGGTGATGGAGGTGGCCCGACGGATCGGCGCCGTGCAGCTGGACCTCTTCCCCGCTGAGCGGGCCGGCCTGATTGTGGCCGGGTACGAGATCAACCACCTGCACGTCCATGTGTGGCCGTCCCGGAGCATGGCTGACTTCGACTTCGCCTCGGCGGACCATAACCCGGACCCGGCAGTGCTGGACGCCAACGCGGAAAAGCTCCGTGCAGGGCTCCGCGCCGCGGGTTACGGGGATTTTGTTCCCGAAAGCTAG